A single genomic interval of Wolbachia endosymbiont of Diaphorina citri harbors:
- a CDS encoding IS481 family transposase, which translates to MSTIQTKILKPKLGLLELAKQLGNVSQACKVMGYSRDTFYRFKELYENGGEEALHEISKKKPLMANRVSEDMERAVVNIATEFPAYGQQRAANELRKRGIIISEGGVRSVWLRNDLETFKKRLRALEAKVMQDGIILTEEQLAALEKVKEQREAHGEIETEHPGYLGSQDTYYVGNIKGIGRIYQQTFIDTYSRVAFAKLYTDKTAITAADLLNDRVIPFFDVQSVPLLRILTDRGTEYCGKPENHAYQLYLGIENIDHSRTKANSPQTNGICERFHKTMQDECYNIIFRKKIYNSLEDLQIDVDHWLRSYNETRPHSGKYCYGKTPTQTFLNSKHIAFQKNISSMKQETDISFNYLNSSVS; encoded by the coding sequence ATGAGTACGATACAAACAAAAATACTAAAGCCGAAACTAGGATTGCTAGAGCTAGCAAAACAGCTTGGAAATGTGTCTCAAGCATGCAAGGTTATGGGATATTCAAGGGATACATTTTATAGATTCAAAGAACTATATGAAAATGGAGGAGAAGAAGCGCTGCATGAGATAAGCAAGAAAAAACCACTTATGGCAAACAGAGTCTCTGAAGACATGGAAAGAGCTGTAGTTAATATTGCAACAGAATTTCCTGCATATGGACAACAAAGAGCTGCAAATGAACTGAGAAAAAGGGGCATAATAATCTCTGAAGGTGGAGTGAGATCTGTATGGCTGAGAAATGACCTTGAGACCTTCAAAAAAAGACTGAGGGCTCTTGAGGCAAAAGTTATGCAAGATGGAATAATTCTAACAGAGGAGCAACTTGCGGCTTTAGAAAAAGTTAAAGAACAAAGGGAAGCACATGGTGAAATTGAAACAGAGCATCCAGGTTATTTAGGTTCTCAAGATACTTATTATGTAGGCAACATCAAGGGTATAGGAAGAATCTATCAGCAAACTTTTATTGATACTTATTCGAGAGTGGCTTTTGCTAAGCTTTATACAGATAAAACTGCTATTACCGCTGCTGACTTGCTGAATGATAGAGTAATACCATTTTTTGATGTACAAAGCGTGCCATTATTGCGCATTTTGACCGATAGAGGTACAGAATATTGTGGCAAACCAGAGAATCACGCTTATCAGTTATACTTAGGAATCGAAAATATTGATCACTCAAGAACTAAAGCCAATTCTCCGCAAACTAATGGCATATGCGAGAGATTCCATAAGACTATGCAAGATGAGTGTTACAATATTATTTTTCGCAAGAAAATCTACAATTCTTTGGAAGATCTGCAGATAGATGTTGATCATTGGTTGCGTTCTTATAATGAGACAAGGCCTCATTCAGGCAAATATTGCTATGGCAAAACGCCTACTCAGACTTTTCTTAATAGCAAACACATTGCTTTTCAGAAAAATATTAGTAGCATGAAACAAGAGACTGATATTAGTTTTAACTACCTCAATTCTTCTGTCAGTTAA
- a CDS encoding ribosome-binding factor A → MKKEIRNLKVASVLHRAISKVLMEGNVLNEKVVVSDVKLSKDLKKADVYIVLSSLNTQNDNDDISTVVNEMNQSAWSIRKSILCYVDLRFIPELVFKPDLAFDNFVNVSKILHNHT, encoded by the coding sequence ATGAAAAAGGAAATTAGAAACCTAAAAGTAGCATCGGTATTACACAGGGCAATATCAAAAGTCTTAATGGAAGGTAATGTTCTTAATGAAAAAGTAGTAGTATCTGATGTAAAGCTAAGCAAAGATTTGAAGAAAGCAGATGTATATATTGTGTTATCTTCATTAAACACCCAAAATGATAATGATGATATCAGCACTGTTGTTAATGAAATGAACCAATCTGCATGGTCAATACGTAAATCTATATTGTGTTATGTTGATTTGCGATTTATACCTGAGTTAGTTTTTAAGCCTGATTTAGCATTCGATAATTTTGTCAATGTAAGCAAAATATTACATAATCACACTTAA
- the nusA gene encoding transcription termination factor NusA: protein MIANRKSSVKQKSNKNNIVGSLDVIKTAGELSLQKGLDFDIIINALKSAIEAVAQQKYGSKSKIVVNIDRNTGKVTSYRQLKVTNDESNENECDLIKLTQAKLIKEDAEVGDTISELISLNTDLVSARIAQQKISQIIKDEELKKQYEEFKDKVGEMRYGIVKQVEYSDLIIDINGIGAYLPLRNLIGGESFREGDKVKAYIQAVKRSDDGRQIILSRSHEGFLEALLNQEVPEVADGLITIKGIARDAGSRSKVAVFSSDKNIDPVGACVGVKGDRIKTIIHELNGEKIDVIHYSSDLGQFVIKAITPAEVSKVIIDENENCIELIVAEDQLSLAIGKKGQNVRLASELVGWKIEILSTQQESERRNKEFSQCSVLFAEALNLEEIMGQLLVTEGFSSVEDISNTSIKELASIEGFNEDIANELHNRANNYLKAENDRKIEELKNLGMEDDVINLALSIDNKIALSKHNIKTLEDIADLSSYEFCSILSSSSDSKEDLKDTADLIIIEARKKLGLI from the coding sequence ATGATTGCTAATCGTAAAAGCAGTGTTAAGCAGAAAAGCAACAAGAATAACATAGTTGGAAGCCTTGATGTAATAAAAACAGCGGGAGAGCTCTCACTTCAAAAAGGTTTAGATTTTGATATTATAATAAATGCACTTAAAAGTGCTATTGAAGCAGTGGCTCAACAAAAGTATGGTAGCAAAAGTAAAATTGTAGTTAATATAGATAGAAACACAGGCAAAGTTACCTCATATAGACAACTAAAAGTCACTAATGATGAATCAAATGAAAATGAGTGTGACTTAATTAAGTTGACACAAGCTAAGTTAATAAAAGAAGATGCAGAAGTTGGAGATACTATTAGTGAGTTGATTTCTCTTAACACTGATCTTGTTTCAGCAAGAATTGCCCAGCAAAAGATTTCTCAAATAATCAAAGATGAAGAGTTAAAAAAGCAATATGAGGAATTTAAAGATAAGGTAGGAGAAATGAGGTATGGCATCGTTAAACAAGTAGAATATTCAGATCTTATTATAGACATAAACGGAATTGGAGCATACCTCCCTTTACGGAACTTGATTGGTGGTGAGTCATTTCGTGAAGGCGATAAGGTTAAAGCTTACATACAGGCTGTTAAGCGCTCTGACGATGGACGTCAAATCATTCTTTCTAGGTCTCATGAAGGCTTTTTAGAGGCATTGTTGAATCAAGAAGTACCAGAAGTTGCTGACGGATTGATAACAATTAAAGGTATAGCTAGAGATGCTGGTTCAAGATCTAAAGTTGCTGTTTTTTCATCTGATAAGAATATCGATCCAGTAGGTGCTTGCGTTGGAGTTAAAGGAGATAGAATAAAAACTATTATACACGAATTAAACGGTGAAAAAATCGACGTCATACATTACTCATCAGATTTGGGTCAATTTGTTATTAAAGCCATTACTCCTGCAGAAGTATCAAAGGTCATTATTGACGAAAATGAAAATTGTATAGAGTTAATAGTTGCTGAAGATCAATTGAGTTTAGCTATAGGAAAAAAGGGTCAGAATGTAAGATTAGCTTCAGAGCTTGTTGGATGGAAAATTGAGATATTAAGCACTCAGCAAGAATCAGAAAGAAGAAATAAAGAATTTAGTCAATGTTCAGTTTTATTTGCTGAAGCTTTAAACTTAGAAGAGATTATGGGCCAATTATTGGTAACAGAAGGTTTTTCAAGTGTAGAAGATATATCTAACACTTCAATTAAAGAACTTGCTTCAATAGAGGGCTTTAATGAAGATATTGCAAATGAACTTCATAATAGAGCAAATAATTACCTGAAAGCAGAGAATGATAGAAAAATAGAAGAGCTAAAAAATTTAGGTATGGAAGACGATGTAATCAACTTAGCCTTATCAATAGATAATAAAATTGCTCTTAGTAAACATAATATTAAAACTTTAGAGGACATAGCAGATTTATCAAGTTATGAGTTTTGTAGCATACTCTCTTCCTCATCCGATAGCAAAGAAGATCTAAAAGATACAGCAGATTTAATAATCATAGAAGCACGTAAAAAGCTTGGATTAATATAA
- the infB gene encoding translation initiation factor IF-2, with product MNNEDISNKKLTLQGLSKLKLDINLNSLASQSTGTTIVKKRRKIHSAEEYSLFDESKLGSLTEKEQISRINAVQNATLLKERNHREEKEKITKEESNKEVEDKNEADSLPKEINKKVLSSTNSVEKKEDSTEYENNDKKSLKASKDIYSKHSKLVITQAIDERNEHLPVFKQKFGIRSKQSKFTKGKNISREVIIPDKITIRELSIRMAEDSKSVLKMLKEEVGESYRVDDLVDPDIACEIAKKFNHTAKRVSDADKEKNLLFISNRENLPKRPKPPIVTFMGHVDHGKTSLLDAFRESNVAERESGGITQHIGAYQLTTKNKQKITFIDTPGHEAFTAMRARGANITNIVVIVVAADDGIMKQTVEAINHAKAANVSIIVAINKIDKSQPGDVERIINSLPQYDLIPEELGGDVIIVPVSAKKKINLDKLEEAILLIAELMTLEGIEDCRALGWVIESKIDKAKGISATLIVEEGTLKIGDILVVGTTYSKVRSMVNHLGQREKAALPSTPVEVTGLNGVPNAGDKFVVVNSERQAREVVEYRLELIKKKQEDLDDSNLDIFSRNDSETEELSVVLKCDVTGSIEAISSSIDKLGKEQVKLNILHKAVGGVTDSDVLLAEASSAVILAFNVKVDSKIRELAKQKGIEIHTYNIIYELIEDMRMYLTKMLKPVTREVRVGSASVRQIFNASKAGNIIGCYVTDGVIKKDSLIKVVRGSKLVHEGKLKALRRFKDDVKEVGVNFECGISLEGNIDIKVGDILEAYQLVQEERTL from the coding sequence ATGAATAATGAAGATATCAGTAATAAAAAATTAACCCTACAAGGCTTAAGCAAGCTTAAATTAGACATTAATTTAAACTCTTTAGCTAGTCAAAGTACTGGTACTACAATAGTAAAAAAAAGAAGAAAAATTCATTCTGCAGAAGAATATAGTTTATTTGACGAGAGTAAATTAGGCTCTTTAACTGAAAAAGAACAAATTTCCCGCATTAATGCTGTACAGAATGCCACTTTGCTGAAAGAAAGAAATCATAGAGAAGAAAAAGAGAAAATAACAAAAGAAGAAAGTAATAAAGAGGTTGAAGATAAAAATGAAGCAGACTCTTTACCTAAAGAAATAAATAAGAAAGTTTTAAGTAGTACTAACTCAGTTGAAAAAAAAGAAGATAGCACTGAATATGAGAACAATGATAAAAAGTCTCTTAAAGCTAGTAAAGATATATACTCTAAGCATTCTAAACTAGTCATTACACAGGCAATAGATGAAAGAAATGAACACCTCCCTGTATTTAAGCAAAAATTTGGTATAAGAAGTAAACAATCAAAGTTTACTAAGGGTAAAAATATATCAAGAGAAGTTATTATACCAGACAAAATAACTATCAGGGAGTTATCTATTCGTATGGCAGAAGATAGCAAGAGTGTGCTAAAAATGCTCAAAGAAGAAGTTGGGGAGAGCTATAGAGTAGATGATCTAGTAGATCCAGATATAGCATGCGAAATAGCAAAAAAATTTAATCATACGGCTAAACGAGTAAGTGATGCTGATAAAGAAAAGAATTTACTCTTCATAAGCAACAGAGAAAACTTACCTAAAAGACCAAAACCACCTATCGTTACTTTTATGGGACATGTAGATCATGGTAAAACATCATTGCTCGATGCATTTCGTGAATCCAATGTTGCAGAAAGAGAGTCAGGTGGCATCACTCAACATATAGGTGCTTATCAATTAACGACAAAAAATAAGCAAAAAATTACTTTCATTGATACACCAGGGCATGAGGCGTTTACTGCAATGCGTGCACGTGGTGCCAATATTACTAATATAGTTGTGATAGTAGTTGCAGCTGATGATGGAATCATGAAACAAACAGTTGAAGCAATAAACCATGCAAAAGCAGCAAATGTCTCTATTATAGTTGCCATTAATAAAATTGATAAATCACAACCTGGCGATGTAGAAAGAATAATTAATAGTTTGCCTCAGTATGACCTCATCCCCGAAGAACTTGGTGGTGATGTTATAATTGTGCCAGTATCAGCAAAAAAGAAAATCAACTTAGATAAACTAGAAGAGGCAATTTTATTAATTGCTGAATTAATGACGCTAGAAGGAATAGAGGATTGTCGAGCACTTGGATGGGTAATAGAGTCCAAAATAGATAAAGCTAAAGGAATATCAGCTACATTAATAGTTGAAGAAGGGACATTAAAGATTGGTGACATATTGGTAGTTGGTACAACATACAGCAAAGTACGCAGTATGGTTAATCACCTTGGTCAAAGAGAAAAAGCGGCACTACCTTCTACTCCAGTTGAAGTTACTGGTTTAAATGGTGTACCAAATGCTGGAGATAAATTTGTTGTTGTAAACTCTGAAAGGCAGGCTCGTGAAGTTGTTGAATACAGGTTAGAATTAATCAAGAAAAAGCAAGAAGATTTAGACGACAGTAATTTAGATATATTCAGTCGTAATGATAGTGAAACAGAAGAACTATCTGTAGTTTTAAAGTGCGATGTCACTGGTTCTATTGAAGCAATATCAAGCTCAATTGATAAGCTTGGTAAAGAGCAAGTGAAATTAAATATTCTACACAAAGCAGTAGGAGGAGTAACAGATTCAGATGTGCTGCTTGCAGAAGCATCAAGCGCAGTAATTTTAGCTTTTAATGTAAAAGTGGATTCAAAAATAAGAGAATTAGCAAAACAAAAAGGTATAGAAATACATACTTACAATATAATATATGAGCTTATTGAAGACATGAGGATGTATCTAACTAAAATGTTAAAGCCTGTTACACGAGAGGTTCGTGTTGGTTCTGCATCTGTAAGGCAAATATTTAATGCATCCAAAGCCGGTAATATAATCGGATGTTATGTCACTGATGGAGTTATAAAAAAAGATTCTTTAATTAAGGTAGTACGTGGCAGCAAATTGGTGCATGAAGGAAAGTTAAAAGCACTACGTAGATTTAAAGATGATGTTAAAGAAGTGGGTGTAAATTTTGAATGCGGAATATCGCTAGAGGGTAATATCGATATTAAAGTTGGAGACATTTTGGAAGCTTATCAATTAGTGCAAGAAGAAAGGACGTTATAG
- a CDS encoding IS6 family transposase, translated as MLRISPKLLPYFKGFSFSAEIIMLSVYMKCRFSLSYRDLEEMMSIRGAKIDHATLQRWIIRFVPLIDEEVRKRKKQVGSSWRMDETYIKLNGKWVYLYRALDSLGNTVDFLMCTRRDKSAALAFFRKAFRRNNLPEKVVIDKSGSNIAAIDDLNTEIPEPYRITVFQVRYLNNIVEQDHRFIKKLIKPMLGFKSFHSAKITITGIENIRMIQKRQIIKANDNGSTFENFAMLMAL; from the coding sequence ATGTTGCGTATTAGTCCAAAATTATTGCCCTATTTCAAAGGATTTAGCTTTTCAGCAGAGATAATAATGTTATCAGTATACATGAAGTGTCGATTTTCTTTGAGCTATCGAGATTTGGAAGAAATGATGAGTATAAGAGGAGCGAAAATTGATCATGCTACGCTACAAAGGTGGATTATCAGATTTGTGCCACTGATAGATGAAGAGGTGAGGAAAAGGAAGAAGCAGGTTGGCAGTAGCTGGAGAATGGACGAGACCTACATAAAATTAAACGGTAAATGGGTTTATCTATACAGAGCACTAGATAGTCTCGGCAATACTGTAGACTTTCTGATGTGTACTCGTAGAGACAAGTCTGCAGCACTTGCATTCTTTCGTAAAGCCTTTAGAAGGAATAATCTTCCTGAGAAAGTAGTAATTGATAAAAGCGGCAGTAATATTGCTGCTATTGATGACTTGAATACGGAAATTCCTGAACCTTATAGAATCACGGTTTTTCAAGTAAGATATCTAAATAATATTGTTGAACAAGATCATAGATTTATCAAAAAATTAATAAAACCAATGCTTGGGTTTAAAAGCTTCCATTCTGCAAAGATTACCATCACAGGCATAGAAAATATTCGTATGATTCAAAAAAGACAAATTATTAAAGCTAATGATAATGGTTCTACTTTTGAAAATTTTGCTATGTTAATGGCTCTATAA
- the ubiA gene encoding 4-hydroxybenzoate octaprenyltransferase, giving the protein MYFNHYFSLMRIHSLTGLWLVLFSSLSGILLASTSLSYQALFLLVLFTIGAFLMRPAGCIINDIFDREIDAHVERTKYRPLASGALNIKQALALLSLLLSIALVILLLTNKTTLILGIISMCMIVIYPLLKRYVWWPQLFLGFTFNMGSLMGSAAITNQISIESLLFYIGCVFWTLSYDTIYAHQDKKDDEKLGMKSTALYFGNTTKSWLKRFYLISLMAWLYAGILSSLNNIFYIALLAIGFIFHHQHKNFNPDDSNQCMSIFKNNSQIGLLLFFGILLDRILNSTFVSVQMHG; this is encoded by the coding sequence ATGTATTTCAACCATTATTTCTCATTAATGAGAATACACAGTTTAACAGGTTTATGGCTTGTGCTATTTTCTAGCTTAAGCGGCATTCTTTTAGCCTCAACTTCTCTATCGTATCAGGCTCTTTTTCTCCTTGTTTTGTTTACTATAGGTGCATTTTTAATGAGACCCGCAGGGTGCATAATCAATGATATCTTCGATAGAGAAATAGATGCGCACGTTGAACGAACAAAATATAGGCCACTTGCAAGTGGTGCATTAAACATAAAGCAGGCTTTGGCTTTACTTTCACTGTTACTGTCTATTGCCCTGGTAATCTTATTATTAACCAATAAAACTACTCTTATACTTGGAATAATTTCAATGTGCATGATAGTTATCTACCCCTTGCTAAAGCGTTACGTTTGGTGGCCACAATTGTTTTTAGGGTTTACTTTCAACATGGGATCACTCATGGGTTCAGCAGCAATAACAAACCAGATTAGCATAGAATCCTTGCTATTTTATATAGGATGCGTCTTTTGGACGCTTAGTTATGATACTATATACGCTCATCAAGATAAAAAAGATGATGAGAAATTAGGAATGAAATCTACTGCATTATATTTTGGCAATACAACAAAATCTTGGTTGAAAAGATTTTATTTAATATCCTTAATGGCATGGTTGTACGCTGGTATACTATCATCATTAAATAACATCTTTTATATTGCTTTACTTGCCATAGGATTCATATTTCACCACCAACACAAAAATTTCAATCCAGACGATTCTAATCAATGCATGTCCATATTTAAAAATAATTCCCAGATAGGACTCCTGCTCTTTTTCGGTATCCTTTTAGATAGAATTCTAAATTCTACTTTTGTATCCGTTCAGATGCATGGCTAA